The following coding sequences are from one Eptesicus fuscus isolate TK198812 chromosome 7, DD_ASM_mEF_20220401, whole genome shotgun sequence window:
- the WNT10B gene encoding protein Wnt-10b, which yields MREQPRPRPPPWGLAGLLVLALCSRALSNEILGLKLPGEPPLTANTVCLTLSGLSKRQLGLCLRSPDVTASALQGLHIAVHECQHQLRDQRWNCSALEGGGRLPHHSAILKRGFRESAFSFSMLAAGVMHAVATACSLGKLVSCGCGWKGSGEQDRLRAKLLQLQALSRGKSFPHSLPSPGPGSGPSPSPQDTWEWGGCNHDMDFGEKFSRDFLDSREAPRDIQARMRIHNNRVGRQVVTENLKRKCKCHGTSGSCQFKTCWRAAPEFRAVGAALKERLGRAIFIDTHNRNSGAFQPRLRPRRLSGELVYFEKSPDFCERDPSVGSPGTRGRACNKTSRLLDGCGSLCCGRGHNVLRQTRVERCHCRFHWCCYVLCDECKVTEWVNVCK from the exons ATGCGGGAGCAGCCCCGGCCGCGGCCTCCGCCCTGGGGCCTCGCGGGTCTTCTGGTCCTGGCGCTCTGCAGTCG GGCCCTAAGCAATGAGATTCTGGGCCTGAAGCTGCCCGGCGAGCCGCCGCTGACCGCCAACACCGTGTGCTTGACGCTGTCGGGCCTGAGCAAGCGGCAGCTGGGCCTGTGCCTGCGCAGCCCCGACGTGACCGCGTCCGCGCTTCAGGGCCTGCACATCGCGGTCCACGAGTGTCAGCACCAGCTGCGCGACCAGCGCTGGAACTGCTCGGCGCTCGAGGGCGGCGGCCGCCTGCCGCACCACAGCGCCATCCTCAAGCGCG GTTTCCGTGAGAGTGCCTTTTCCTTCTCCATGCTGGCTGCTGGCGTCATGCATGCGGTAGCcacagcctgcagcctgggcaagCTGGTGAGCTGCGGCTGTGGCTGGAAGGGTAGTGGTGAGCAGGATCGGCTGAGGGCCAaactgctgcagctgcaggcacTGTCCCGGGGCAAAAGtttcccccactccctgcctaGCCCGGGTCCGGGctcaggccccagccccagcccccaggacacATGGGAATGGGGTGGCTGTAACCATGACATGGACTTTGGAGAGAAGTTCTCTCGGGATTTCTTGGATTCCAGGGAAGCTCCCCGGGACATCCAGGCACGAATGCGAATCCACAACAACAGGGTGGGGCGACAG GTGGTAACTGAAAACCTAAAGCGGAAATGCAAGTGTCATGGCACTTCAGGCAGCTGCCAGTTCAAGACCTGCTGGAGGGCGGCCCCAGAGTTCCGGGCAGTGGGGGCAGCATTAAAGGAGCGACTGGGCAGGGCCATCTTCATTGATACCCACAACCGCAACTCCGGAGCCTTCCAGCCCCGCCTGCGTCCCCGCCGCCTCTCAGGAGAGCTGGTTTACTTTGAGAAGTCTCCTGATTTCTGTGAGCGAGACCCCAGTGTGGGCTCCCCAGGCACGCGGGGCCGGGCCTGCAACAAGACCAGCCGCCTGCTGGATGGCTGTGGCAGCCTGTGTTGTGGCCGTGGGCACAACGTGCTCCGGCAGACAAGAGTTGAGCGCTGTCATTGCCGTTTCCACTGGTGCTGCTATGTGCTGTGTGATGAGTGCAAGGTCACAGAGTGGGTCAACGTGTGTAAGTGA
- the LOC103285254 gene encoding ADP-ribosylation factor 3 isoform X6: MGHGKPRIYLAEEQEDQVLHTRDQVKTKLPLPPLGPYCLQKAAAVIMGNIFGNLLKSLIGKKEMRILMVGLDAAGKTTILYKLKLGEIVTTIPTIGFNVETVEYKNISFTVWDVGGQDKIRPLWRHYFQNTQGLIFVVDSNDRERVNEAREELMRMLAEDELRDAVLLVFANKQDLPNAMNAAEITDKLGLHSLRHRNWYIQATCATSGDGLYEGLDWLANQLKNKKLNCERGSRDVLLSASSLVMFHLPKMQKRMQCCSLTWS; encoded by the exons ATGGGCCACGGCAAGCCTAGGATTTACCTGGCTGAGGAACAAGAG GATCAAGTCCTCCATACCAGGGACCAGGTCAAAACCAAACTGCCACTGCCCCCGCTAGGGCCCTACTGTCTTCAGAAAGCAGCTGCTGTGATCATGGGTAATATCTTTGGAAACCTTCTCAAGAGCCTGATTGGGAAGAAGGAGATGCGCATCCTGATGGTGGGCCTGGATGCTGCAGGAAAGACCACAATCCTATATAAGCTGAAACTGGGGGAGATCGTCACAACCATCCCCACCATTG ggTTCAATGTGGAGACAGTGGAGTACAAGAACATCAGCTTCACAGTTTGGGATGTGGGTGGCCAGGACAAGATTCGGCCTCTCTGGAGACACTACTTCCAGAACACCCAAG GGTTGATATTTGTGGTCGACAGCAATGATCGGGAGCGAGTAAATGAAGCCCGGGAGGAGCTGATGAGGATGCTGGCAGAGGATGAGCTTCGGGATGCTGTGCTCCTCGTCTTTGCAAACAAACAG GATTTGCCTAATGCTATGAATGCTGCTGAGATCACAGACAAGTTGGGCCTGCATTCCCTGCGTCATCGCAACTGGTATATTCAGGCCACCTGTGCCACCAGTGGGGACGGGCTGTACGAAGGCCTGGACTGGCTGGCCAATCAGCTCAAAAACAAGAA aTTGAACTGTGAAAGAGGTTCCAGAGATGTCCTCCTCAGTGCCAGTTCCTTAGTGATGTTTCATTTACCCAAGATGCAGAAG
- the LOC103285254 gene encoding ADP-ribosylation factor 3 isoform X7, producing MGHGKPRIYLAEEQEDQVLHTRDQVKTKLPLPPLGPYCLQKAAAVIMGNIFGNLLKSLIGKKEMRILMVGLDAAGKTTILYKLKLGEIVTTIPTIGFNVETVEYKNISFTVWDVGGQDKIRPLWRHYFQNTQGLIFVVDSNDRERVNEAREELMRMLAEDELRDAVLLVFANKQDLPNAMNAAEITDKLGLHSLRHRNWYIQATCATSGDGLYEGLDWLANQLKNKNPAWALREPLL from the exons ATGGGCCACGGCAAGCCTAGGATTTACCTGGCTGAGGAACAAGAG GATCAAGTCCTCCATACCAGGGACCAGGTCAAAACCAAACTGCCACTGCCCCCGCTAGGGCCCTACTGTCTTCAGAAAGCAGCTGCTGTGATCATGGGTAATATCTTTGGAAACCTTCTCAAGAGCCTGATTGGGAAGAAGGAGATGCGCATCCTGATGGTGGGCCTGGATGCTGCAGGAAAGACCACAATCCTATATAAGCTGAAACTGGGGGAGATCGTCACAACCATCCCCACCATTG ggTTCAATGTGGAGACAGTGGAGTACAAGAACATCAGCTTCACAGTTTGGGATGTGGGTGGCCAGGACAAGATTCGGCCTCTCTGGAGACACTACTTCCAGAACACCCAAG GGTTGATATTTGTGGTCGACAGCAATGATCGGGAGCGAGTAAATGAAGCCCGGGAGGAGCTGATGAGGATGCTGGCAGAGGATGAGCTTCGGGATGCTGTGCTCCTCGTCTTTGCAAACAAACAG GATTTGCCTAATGCTATGAATGCTGCTGAGATCACAGACAAGTTGGGCCTGCATTCCCTGCGTCATCGCAACTGGTATATTCAGGCCACCTGTGCCACCAGTGGGGACGGGCTGTACGAAGGCCTGGACTGGCTGGCCAATCAGCTCAAAAACAAGAA
- the LOC103285254 gene encoding ADP-ribosylation factor 3 isoform X8 has translation MGNIFGNLLKSLIGKKEMRILMVGLDAAGKTTILYKLKLGEIVTTIPTIGFNVETVEYKNISFTVWDVGGQDKIRPLWRHYFQNTQGLIFVVDSNDRERVNEAREELMRMLAEDELRDAVLLVFANKQDLPNAMNAAEITDKLGLHSLRHRNWYIQATCATSGDGLYEGLDWLANQLKNKNGCSAAV, from the exons ATGGGTAATATCTTTGGAAACCTTCTCAAGAGCCTGATTGGGAAGAAGGAGATGCGCATCCTGATGGTGGGCCTGGATGCTGCAGGAAAGACCACAATCCTATATAAGCTGAAACTGGGGGAGATCGTCACAACCATCCCCACCATTG ggTTCAATGTGGAGACAGTGGAGTACAAGAACATCAGCTTCACAGTTTGGGATGTGGGTGGCCAGGACAAGATTCGGCCTCTCTGGAGACACTACTTCCAGAACACCCAAG GGTTGATATTTGTGGTCGACAGCAATGATCGGGAGCGAGTAAATGAAGCCCGGGAGGAGCTGATGAGGATGCTGGCAGAGGATGAGCTTCGGGATGCTGTGCTCCTCGTCTTTGCAAACAAACAG GATTTGCCTAATGCTATGAATGCTGCTGAGATCACAGACAAGTTGGGCCTGCATTCCCTGCGTCATCGCAACTGGTATATTCAGGCCACCTGTGCCACCAGTGGGGACGGGCTGTACGAAGGCCTGGACTGGCTGGCCAATCAGCTCAAAAACAAGAA